From a region of the Paenibacillus sp. R14(2021) genome:
- a CDS encoding response regulator: MYKLLIVDDEPQILEGVKRTLDWEKYGFGRIETSETYEGAISKAVELLPDLAIFDVCIGKKRGYDAIHQLNELRLPVKYIMMSGYGEFLYALEAIRCGAKDYLLKPVDRSKLQQLVEKIIVEDLHGTVEGANRDDLDIDPVLGVRYDSLSKLTNRILLIVKAEYAQNLNLKSVAERFRMNGTYLGQLFLKETQKKFSEYVMAYRMLRARERIQSTDEKIISIALSVGYPNLNYFYSHFHAYFDKSPSDLRRKE; this comes from the coding sequence ATGTACAAGCTATTGATCGTAGATGACGAGCCGCAGATTTTGGAGGGCGTGAAGCGAACGCTGGATTGGGAGAAATACGGCTTTGGCCGCATAGAGACAAGCGAAACGTATGAAGGTGCGATTTCAAAGGCGGTCGAGCTGCTGCCGGACCTTGCGATCTTCGATGTCTGTATCGGCAAGAAGCGGGGTTATGATGCGATTCACCAGCTCAATGAGCTGCGTCTTCCCGTGAAATACATTATGATGAGCGGCTATGGCGAATTTCTGTATGCGCTGGAGGCCATTCGCTGCGGGGCCAAGGACTATCTGCTCAAGCCGGTCGATCGTTCGAAGCTGCAGCAATTGGTGGAGAAGATTATCGTCGAAGATCTGCACGGCACGGTGGAAGGCGCGAATCGCGACGATCTGGACATCGACCCTGTGCTCGGCGTGCGCTACGACAGCTTATCCAAGCTGACCAACCGCATTCTGTTGATCGTTAAGGCCGAATATGCCCAGAATTTGAATTTGAAATCAGTTGCGGAACGATTCCGTATGAACGGAACCTACCTCGGGCAGCTGTTCCTCAAGGAGACGCAGAAGAAGTTTTCGGAATACGTGATGGCCTACCGGATGCTGCGCGCGAGGGAACGCATTCAATCTACGGACGAGAAGATTATCAGCATCGCGCTTTCCGTCGGCTATCCGAACCTGAACTATTTTTATTCGCATTTCCATGCGTATTTCGATAAATCGCCCTCGGATTTGCGGAGAAAGGAATAG